Proteins encoded within one genomic window of Spirochaeta isovalerica:
- a CDS encoding GH36-type glycosyl hydrolase domain-containing protein produces the protein MKYGYFDDDNREYVITDPQTPYPWINYLGNEDYFGLISNTSGGYTFYKDAKFRRLTRYRYNNVPVDTGGRYFYINDGGDIWSPGWKPVQRQLDSYECRHGMSYTKITGSVNDLEAETLFFIPGGFHGEIQKVTLRNKSKKVKKVKLFSFLEWCLWNAEDDMNNLQRNYSTGEVEVEDSVIYHKTEYKERRDHYAFYSVNRPINGFDTDRDSFIGLYNGFNNPRNVLNGESSDSIAHGWSPVASHFIEMELQPGEEQSVVFMLGYVEVDKENKWESKGVINKKPARDMISLYDTAEKVDAAFDDLKASWDSLLSSYLVESHDENLNRMVNIWNQYQCMVTFNMSRSASFFETGIGRGMGFRDSNQDLIGFVHQVPERARERILDIAATQFEDGSAYHQYQPLTKRGNDAIGGNFNDDPLWLILSTVSYIKETGDFTILDEMVPFDNDESKAKPHFDHLKASFYHVVNNLGPHGLPLIGRADWNDCLNLNCFSEDPNESFQTTNNKMGKTAESLMIAGLFVLYGKDFVELCKVLGKDEEAAEAQRHIDAMEEAVKKDGWDGEWFLRAYDYYGKKVGSDENEEGKIFIESQGFCTMAEIGKDEGLCEKALDSVKERLDSPYGIVLNNPAFTKYYIEYGEISTYPPGYKENAGIFCHNNPWVMIGETKIGRGDRAFEYYSKIAPAYLEDISELHKMEPYVYCQMIAGKDAYKPGEGKNSWLTGTAAWNYYAVTQYILGVRPEYNGLLIDPCIPTGWKGYKIKRSFRGDTYEITIDNPESLNRGVFSLILDGRKVDGNLIPYAGDGKIHSVQVIMGK, from the coding sequence ATGAAATACGGTTATTTTGACGATGACAATCGTGAGTATGTCATTACAGATCCACAGACCCCATACCCATGGATCAACTACCTGGGAAATGAAGACTATTTCGGATTGATTTCAAACACTTCGGGCGGTTATACGTTTTACAAGGATGCCAAATTCAGAAGATTGACCCGCTATCGCTATAATAATGTTCCTGTGGATACCGGCGGACGTTATTTTTATATCAATGATGGGGGAGATATCTGGTCGCCGGGGTGGAAACCGGTTCAGAGGCAACTGGATTCCTACGAATGCCGTCACGGTATGAGTTATACCAAAATTACCGGAAGTGTTAATGATCTTGAAGCCGAAACGCTTTTTTTCATTCCCGGTGGATTTCACGGTGAAATTCAGAAGGTGACCTTGCGGAATAAAAGTAAAAAGGTGAAGAAGGTCAAGCTTTTCTCATTTCTCGAGTGGTGTCTCTGGAATGCGGAAGATGATATGAATAATCTTCAAAGGAATTATTCAACCGGAGAAGTCGAAGTCGAAGATTCAGTCATATATCATAAGACTGAATACAAGGAAAGAAGAGACCATTATGCTTTTTATTCAGTTAATAGACCCATAAACGGTTTTGATACGGACAGAGACAGTTTCATTGGATTGTATAATGGTTTTAATAACCCCCGGAACGTCCTGAATGGGGAATCTTCCGACTCAATTGCCCACGGATGGTCTCCTGTCGCTTCCCACTTCATTGAAATGGAACTTCAACCCGGTGAAGAGCAGTCAGTTGTCTTCATGCTCGGATATGTCGAAGTCGACAAAGAGAACAAATGGGAATCAAAGGGTGTTATCAATAAAAAACCAGCCAGGGATATGATCTCTCTTTACGATACTGCTGAAAAAGTCGATGCGGCTTTTGACGATCTTAAGGCTTCATGGGACAGTCTTCTCTCTTCCTATCTGGTGGAAAGTCACGATGAAAACCTTAACCGCATGGTCAATATCTGGAACCAGTATCAGTGTATGGTCACTTTTAATATGTCCAGAAGCGCTTCTTTTTTTGAAACGGGAATCGGAAGAGGAATGGGATTCCGCGATTCAAATCAGGACTTGATCGGTTTTGTCCACCAGGTGCCCGAAAGGGCCAGGGAGAGAATTCTCGATATAGCTGCCACGCAGTTCGAGGACGGGTCCGCTTATCACCAGTATCAGCCGCTTACTAAACGGGGGAATGATGCTATCGGCGGCAATTTCAACGACGACCCGTTGTGGCTTATACTTTCGACAGTCTCATACATAAAGGAAACCGGTGATTTTACAATCCTCGATGAAATGGTTCCATTTGATAATGATGAGTCTAAAGCGAAGCCCCATTTCGATCATCTGAAAGCGTCTTTTTACCATGTCGTGAATAATCTGGGGCCTCATGGATTGCCTCTCATCGGGAGAGCTGACTGGAATGATTGCCTCAATCTTAATTGTTTCTCGGAAGATCCCAACGAATCTTTTCAGACAACGAATAATAAAATGGGAAAAACGGCTGAATCTCTGATGATTGCCGGTCTGTTCGTTCTCTATGGAAAAGACTTTGTGGAGCTTTGTAAAGTGCTTGGCAAAGATGAAGAAGCAGCGGAAGCGCAGAGGCATATAGACGCCATGGAGGAAGCTGTAAAGAAAGACGGATGGGACGGAGAGTGGTTCTTAAGGGCTTATGATTATTATGGAAAGAAAGTGGGCAGCGATGAGAATGAAGAGGGAAAAATCTTTATAGAATCCCAGGGGTTCTGTACAATGGCCGAAATAGGGAAAGATGAAGGCCTCTGCGAAAAAGCGCTGGATTCTGTAAAGGAAAGACTCGACAGTCCATACGGTATCGTGCTCAACAATCCCGCTTTTACGAAGTACTACATCGAATACGGCGAAATCTCCACCTATCCTCCCGGCTATAAGGAAAATGCCGGTATATTCTGCCACAATAATCCTTGGGTGATGATCGGGGAAACCAAAATCGGTAGAGGTGACAGAGCCTTTGAATATTACAGTAAAATCGCTCCGGCTTATCTGGAGGATATTTCTGAATTACACAAAATGGAGCCCTATGTTTATTGTCAGATGATCGCCGGTAAAGATGCTTATAAGCCGGGTGAGGGCAAAAACTCCTGGCTGACTGGTACAGCAGCCTGGAATTACTATGCCGTAACCCAATATATTTTAGGAGTCAGACCGGAATATAATGGATTATTAATCGATCCATGTATACCAACAGGATGGAAGGGGTATAAAATAAAGCGATCTTTCCGCGGGGATACCTATGAAATCACCATAGATAATCCCGAATCACTAAACCGCGGCGTTTTCAGCCTCATTCTTGACGGCAGAAAGGTTGACGGAAATCTCATACCCTATGCAGGCGATGGAAAGATACATTCTGTTCAGGTAATTATGGGGAAATAA
- the metF gene encoding methylenetetrahydrofolate reductase [NAD(P)H], whose protein sequence is MLVKDILDKQKLTVSFEFFPPKNESGWDELFESISKLMPLKPSYVSVTYGAGGSTRDKTHDLVTKLHNETDLCIVAHLTCVNSTRDEVKKIIERYNSQGIFNILALRGDLPRGVSEYNKDGNGFDHAADLISFIKDISPGTGIGVAGFPEGHPQMPNRLKEIEYLKEKIDAGADYIVTQMFFDNRDFYDFKERCHLAGINVPVIAGIMPITSRSGMNRMAELAAGARFPAPLLKAAGRAEDEFVRRVGVQWATEQIRDLIDNDVDGIHLYTLNRSRSTIRICESLGITSYDKLY, encoded by the coding sequence ATGCTTGTTAAAGATATATTGGATAAACAGAAATTAACTGTCAGTTTTGAGTTCTTCCCTCCAAAGAACGAGTCCGGATGGGACGAACTCTTTGAATCAATATCCAAACTTATGCCTCTCAAGCCTTCATATGTCAGTGTGACTTACGGCGCCGGCGGATCAACGAGAGATAAGACCCATGATCTTGTGACTAAACTTCACAATGAAACGGATTTATGCATCGTAGCTCATTTGACTTGTGTGAATTCAACACGGGATGAAGTAAAAAAGATCATCGAAAGGTATAACAGCCAGGGAATATTTAATATTCTGGCACTCAGGGGAGATCTTCCCAGAGGTGTATCTGAATATAATAAAGATGGGAATGGTTTTGATCACGCAGCCGATCTTATCTCATTTATAAAAGATATCAGTCCCGGAACGGGAATAGGTGTTGCAGGTTTTCCTGAAGGTCATCCACAGATGCCGAACAGGCTGAAAGAAATTGAATATCTTAAAGAGAAAATCGATGCCGGTGCCGACTACATCGTAACGCAGATGTTTTTTGATAACCGGGATTTTTATGATTTTAAAGAACGTTGCCATCTCGCCGGTATCAATGTTCCCGTAATTGCCGGAATCATGCCGATCACATCACGCTCCGGTATGAACAGAATGGCCGAGCTTGCAGCGGGAGCCCGTTTCCCGGCACCTCTATTAAAAGCTGCCGGCCGCGCAGAAGATGAGTTCGTCAGAAGGGTCGGAGTTCAATGGGCGACGGAACAGATCCGCGATCTGATTGATAACGATGTGGACGGCATACATCTCTATACATTGAATCGTTCGAGATCGACGATCAGAATTTGCGAATCCCTGGGAATCACAAGTTACGATAAACTTTATTGA
- a CDS encoding aminopeptidase translates to MTDPRIKTLAENLVNYSLKLKKGEKILINVNGPDAEPLVNQVIKEVYKVGALPFVNVENNRLHRTLLMDASEELLKEMARFDRYRMKDMDAFLGIGSVENSTETSDVPGDKMGLYMDKYYRPVHFEERITNTRWTVMRFPTNSMAQQANTSLEAFEDFYFKVCNLDYAKMSRAMDGLSALMDRTDKVRITGVGTDLTFSIKDIPSVKCDGDRNIPDGEVYTAPVRNSVNGVLTYNTPAIYQGFTYENIVLTFKDGKIIKAEGNDTERINKVFDADEGARYIGEFAIGVNPYIIKPMKNTLFDEKIMGSFHFTPGNCYDEAPNGNSSSIHWDLVCIQTEEYGGGEIWFDDVLIRKNGRFVIPELEALNPENLK, encoded by the coding sequence ATGACAGACCCGAGAATCAAAACTCTTGCGGAAAACCTTGTAAATTACTCTCTGAAATTGAAAAAAGGTGAAAAAATCCTGATAAATGTAAATGGTCCCGATGCGGAACCTCTTGTGAATCAGGTAATCAAGGAAGTTTACAAAGTAGGCGCCCTGCCCTTTGTCAATGTCGAAAATAACAGGCTTCACAGAACCCTTCTCATGGATGCTTCCGAGGAACTTCTTAAGGAAATGGCACGTTTCGACAGATACAGAATGAAAGATATGGATGCCTTTCTCGGCATTGGTTCCGTTGAAAACAGTACGGAAACAAGTGATGTCCCCGGAGATAAGATGGGCCTCTATATGGATAAATATTACAGGCCTGTCCATTTTGAGGAACGAATTACTAATACGCGATGGACTGTTATGCGTTTCCCTACCAACTCTATGGCCCAGCAGGCTAACACCAGCCTGGAGGCTTTTGAGGATTTTTATTTCAAAGTTTGTAACCTGGATTATGCAAAAATGTCCAGAGCCATGGACGGGCTTTCTGCTTTGATGGACAGAACGGACAAAGTGAGAATTACCGGAGTCGGTACTGATCTGACTTTTTCAATTAAAGATATCCCTTCTGTAAAATGCGACGGAGACCGGAATATCCCTGACGGAGAAGTATACACGGCACCTGTTCGAAACTCGGTAAATGGAGTTCTGACCTACAATACGCCGGCAATCTATCAGGGTTTTACATATGAAAACATCGTACTCACTTTTAAAGACGGCAAGATAATTAAAGCGGAAGGGAATGATACGGAACGGATTAACAAAGTATTCGATGCCGACGAAGGGGCGCGTTACATTGGAGAGTTTGCTATCGGAGTGAACCCCTATATCATCAAACCCATGAAAAATACTCTTTTCGATGAAAAAATCATGGGAAGTTTTCACTTTACCCCCGGCAACTGTTACGATGAAGCACCGAATGGAAACAGTTCTTCCATTCACTGGGACCTTGTATGCATTCAGACAGAAGAATACGGAGGGGGGGAAATCTGGTTTGACGATGTCCTTATCAGGAAAAACGGCAGATTCGTTATTCCCGAACTGGAAGCGCTCAATCCGGAAAACCTCAAATAA
- a CDS encoding bifunctional folylpolyglutamate synthase/dihydrofolate synthase, with translation MTMFKNSAEGFRWMEAFTNFEKVPDLTKRGYRLDRMKLLLQCFSNPHLDIKTIHIAGSKGKGSTAVFAASILMEAGFKTGMYTSPHISDYRERITVNNQFAPESVYLKNMLLIKELIEGDEYLSLPGGSEPTTFELLTLLAFLVFRDSGCDWVVLETGLGGRLDATNLVDPRAVFLTPIELEHRDLLGDTIEKIAYEKAGIIKKNRPVFSSAQCSEALSVFKEKAQTENAPLYILPDLIEKSETDTAFPRSRMYIKWKNDRFNLAELKMYGNHQGDNCALAIAGMHKILPEITDDLINRAVAKAFIPGRMEVLGSRPAFMIDGAHTKRSVTMALETFSSLFKKKGILIFGSVEGKDADAMAEVLAKNFEAVIISRPGTFKKSQPAELYKLFAKFNRNCYLIEDPFEAAEKARELSDSDKPILVTGSFYMAAEIRKFLKIKEK, from the coding sequence ATGACAATGTTTAAAAACAGCGCCGAAGGCTTTCGATGGATGGAGGCCTTTACCAATTTCGAAAAAGTTCCGGATCTCACAAAACGGGGATATCGCCTCGACAGAATGAAACTGCTTCTCCAATGTTTTTCCAATCCCCATCTGGATATCAAAACCATTCATATAGCCGGTTCAAAGGGTAAAGGCTCCACTGCCGTTTTCGCAGCATCCATACTAATGGAAGCCGGGTTTAAAACCGGTATGTATACCTCTCCCCATATAAGCGATTACAGAGAAAGAATTACCGTTAACAATCAGTTTGCCCCCGAATCGGTTTACTTGAAAAATATGCTGCTGATAAAGGAACTGATTGAGGGTGATGAATACCTTTCCCTCCCCGGAGGAAGTGAGCCGACGACTTTTGAGCTGCTTACCCTGCTCGCTTTTCTGGTCTTCCGGGACAGCGGTTGCGACTGGGTTGTTCTGGAAACGGGACTGGGAGGCAGACTCGACGCAACGAATCTTGTCGATCCCCGGGCTGTTTTCCTGACGCCGATAGAACTGGAACACAGGGATCTACTGGGTGATACCATTGAAAAGATAGCATATGAAAAAGCCGGTATAATCAAAAAGAACCGTCCCGTTTTTTCTTCAGCACAATGCTCTGAAGCCCTTTCTGTTTTTAAAGAGAAAGCACAGACAGAAAATGCACCTTTATATATCTTACCAGATCTGATTGAAAAATCAGAAACCGATACGGCGTTTCCCCGCTCCAGGATGTATATAAAATGGAAAAACGACCGCTTTAATCTCGCGGAACTCAAAATGTATGGAAATCATCAGGGTGATAACTGCGCTCTTGCCATTGCCGGTATGCACAAGATTCTTCCCGAGATAACGGATGATCTGATTAACAGAGCGGTAGCGAAAGCGTTTATTCCCGGAAGAATGGAAGTTTTAGGCTCCAGACCCGCCTTTATGATCGATGGAGCTCATACAAAGCGGTCCGTGACAATGGCTCTTGAAACATTTTCCAGCCTGTTCAAAAAGAAAGGGATACTGATATTCGGCTCTGTCGAAGGCAAAGATGCAGATGCGATGGCGGAAGTGCTGGCAAAGAATTTTGAAGCCGTGATAATAAGCCGCCCGGGAACCTTTAAAAAAAGCCAACCCGCTGAGCTCTACAAATTATTTGCAAAATTCAACAGGAATTGTTACCTTATAGAAGATCCTTTTGAAGCGGCTGAGAAGGCCAGAGAGCTTTCAGATAGCGATAAACCTATTCTTGTGACCGGTTCTTTTTACATGGCCGCCGAAATCCGGAAATTTTTAAAAATAAAGGAAAAATAG
- the hisD gene encoding histidinol dehydrogenase, protein MTINYNKWSAMPEQERMNIFNRSELVISDVMDTVSQIIDNVKSNGDKALYEYNRDFDGVKPEKYNLRVSAEEFEEAESSLSADVKEAIDFSIANVLKFHKSQIPEGMNMIEIRKGVFAGEKAIAIESAGLYVPRGRGSFPSMLYMQAIPAIAAGVRRICIVTPPDEMGKVDPGCLYAARKCGVSEVYKTGGAQAIAALAYGTESIKPVVKITGPGSKYVSAAKRLLSGIVDPGLPAGPSDSAVLADASADPYKAALDLMTEAEHGSDSSAILVTDSESLARKCMAYLDTLAAKLPPQRKKFVEDVFAGFGGIILVDSIEEGARVVNIYAPEHLQIVTEDPWDTVQLIENAGEILLGDNTPFSNANYSIGANAVLPTGGKAKTWSALSARDFIKYSSIVYSTAKGYRDLEKHVKVLADYEGFAAHGNALKLRNDNV, encoded by the coding sequence ATGACAATCAACTATAATAAATGGTCCGCAATGCCGGAACAGGAACGCATGAATATATTCAATCGTTCCGAACTGGTGATCAGCGACGTAATGGATACTGTTTCGCAGATAATTGATAATGTGAAATCCAATGGAGATAAAGCTCTATACGAATATAATCGGGATTTTGATGGTGTTAAACCGGAGAAATACAATTTGAGAGTCAGTGCTGAAGAGTTTGAAGAAGCGGAGTCCTCACTTTCCGCGGACGTCAAAGAGGCTATTGATTTTTCCATCGCAAACGTCCTTAAATTTCACAAGTCTCAGATTCCGGAAGGAATGAATATGATTGAAATCCGCAAAGGCGTTTTTGCCGGCGAAAAAGCTATCGCCATCGAATCAGCAGGCTTGTATGTTCCCCGCGGACGGGGAAGTTTTCCGTCTATGCTCTATATGCAGGCAATCCCCGCCATTGCAGCCGGAGTCAGAAGAATCTGTATCGTCACTCCTCCTGATGAAATGGGTAAAGTCGACCCGGGATGCCTGTATGCCGCCCGAAAATGCGGTGTCAGCGAAGTGTATAAAACGGGAGGAGCTCAGGCCATCGCAGCCTTGGCTTACGGAACGGAATCCATAAAGCCGGTTGTAAAAATAACAGGACCCGGCAGTAAATATGTCAGTGCGGCAAAAAGGTTATTATCGGGAATTGTCGATCCGGGGCTTCCCGCCGGTCCTTCAGATTCCGCGGTTCTGGCCGATGCTTCGGCAGACCCTTATAAAGCCGCACTGGATCTGATGACCGAGGCGGAACACGGTTCAGATTCTTCGGCGATTCTCGTTACCGATTCCGAATCTCTCGCGCGCAAATGCATGGCTTACCTGGACACATTAGCAGCCAAGCTGCCTCCTCAGAGAAAAAAATTCGTTGAAGATGTCTTTGCCGGTTTCGGCGGTATCATTCTGGTAGATTCTATTGAAGAAGGCGCCCGTGTCGTCAATATCTATGCTCCGGAGCATCTTCAGATTGTGACTGAAGATCCTTGGGATACAGTTCAGCTGATAGAAAATGCCGGTGAAATCCTTCTCGGCGACAACACTCCCTTTTCAAATGCCAATTATTCCATTGGAGCCAATGCTGTTCTTCCCACCGGGGGAAAAGCGAAAACCTGGTCAGCGCTATCTGCAAGAGACTTTATAAAATACAGTTCTATTGTTTACAGTACAGCAAAGGGATACAGGGATCTGGAAAAGCATGTCAAAGTGCTCGCAGATTATGAAGGGTTTGCTGCTCACGGCAACGCATTGAAGTTGCGTAATGACAATGTTTAA
- a CDS encoding FHA domain-containing protein, translating into MDETIMTESPIGKRLEKVKKKESRCLVFNGKKISLTSRITIGRSSRCDVVIDDMLVSREHSEIQQIKSSFYIKDLNSRNGTFVNDIKVPKGKYIKLSPNDVIRLGSKIEITLN; encoded by the coding sequence ATGGATGAAACCATTATGACAGAAAGCCCTATTGGCAAGAGGCTTGAAAAAGTTAAGAAAAAAGAGAGCCGCTGCCTGGTTTTCAATGGAAAAAAAATCAGCCTGACTTCACGCATAACCATAGGCAGGTCTTCCAGGTGTGATGTTGTAATCGACGATATGCTGGTTTCGAGGGAACATTCGGAAATTCAGCAGATAAAATCCTCCTTTTACATAAAGGACCTGAACAGCCGCAACGGAACTTTCGTCAATGATATAAAAGTGCCGAAAGGTAAATACATTAAGCTTTCGCCAAACGATGTAATTCGTCTTGGTTCAAAAATCGAAATTACTTTAAACTGA
- a CDS encoding Hpt domain-containing protein encodes MEPQNMIDRQLIFEITDGNQDLFDQMMELFVQISPDQLKLIRCTWEAADYHALRAAAHDVKSSASSIGGTILYESALQLEQSAKMKLDLTQILPMIIDVEDKVEKTISFYRDGKVTFDPDDL; translated from the coding sequence ATGGAACCTCAAAACATGATCGATAGACAGCTCATTTTCGAAATTACCGATGGGAATCAGGATTTATTTGATCAGATGATGGAACTCTTTGTTCAAATATCCCCGGATCAGTTAAAACTGATAAGGTGCACATGGGAGGCTGCTGATTACCATGCCCTTCGGGCCGCGGCGCATGATGTGAAAAGCTCAGCATCCAGTATCGGTGGTACTATTCTCTATGAAAGCGCCCTTCAGCTTGAGCAGTCAGCGAAAATGAAACTTGATTTGACGCAAATCTTGCCTATGATTATAGATGTGGAAGATAAAGTTGAAAAAACAATTTCCTTCTATCGCGATGGAAAAGTAACATTTGATCCGGATGACCTATGA
- a CDS encoding response regulator, whose amino-acid sequence MKIKRILILEDDAFQRRFLQLFLEAAGFSVEYGTNGLEGLKKLRESTPFDLIMSDLKMPGMDGIEFLIEMRKEKKFHAIPFVMISKVDNKVIKQKAEELGAYHFMDKPFTNEKITRLLSELEQKNNDNS is encoded by the coding sequence ATGAAAATAAAGCGGATTCTAATACTGGAAGACGATGCATTTCAAAGGAGATTCCTTCAGCTATTTCTGGAAGCCGCCGGTTTTTCAGTAGAGTATGGCACGAACGGGCTGGAGGGATTAAAAAAACTCCGGGAGTCAACGCCCTTCGATCTTATAATGAGTGATCTGAAGATGCCCGGGATGGACGGAATAGAGTTTCTTATCGAAATGAGAAAGGAAAAGAAATTCCATGCCATCCCCTTTGTCATGATCAGCAAAGTGGACAATAAAGTTATCAAACAGAAAGCCGAAGAACTTGGAGCTTATCATTTTATGGACAAACCTTTCACAAATGAAAAAATAACACGTCTACTGTCGGAATTGGAGCAGAAAAACAATGATAACAGCTGA
- a CDS encoding response regulator — MITAERRRIEEQLIRLDRDISLLEKKLSDQENILESIGSTYRRIHNLKSSLFLMDLNESLKHVYLLEQIFEKLRTGNMILSAKALDAFSDTLQWIKGDLGISEQKNADRESLIDRLKDLLASEESQLNKTRSFNLTSDEKALLRDARNSNLNIFLVEQSLDTSISRESYRDLPLFNKINEIGMIAVKTPEYINLKAATKDSNVPLKVIFITDRKQKDMKDPLLKAAVPFEDDLYLTQRDYKILIIEDNPVARLLQKSIMSDFGVCDTVNDGEAGINLFTLALEENSPYHIILLDLVMPGIGGSEVLSRIREIEEEHKVRGLDRSKVIVSTTTTESSTLMDLFRAEADAYIFKPMTKEKITREMSNLKLI; from the coding sequence ATGATAACAGCTGAAAGAAGAAGAATCGAGGAACAGCTTATCAGACTCGATCGGGATATTTCCCTACTGGAAAAAAAACTTTCCGACCAGGAAAATATTTTGGAAAGCATAGGTTCCACATACCGGAGAATCCATAATCTCAAAAGCAGTTTGTTTCTCATGGACTTGAATGAGAGCCTCAAACATGTATATCTGCTGGAACAGATTTTTGAAAAATTGCGAACCGGAAACATGATTCTCTCAGCAAAAGCTCTAGATGCATTTTCCGACACGCTGCAATGGATCAAGGGCGATCTGGGTATCAGCGAACAAAAAAATGCAGATCGGGAGTCATTAATCGACAGGTTGAAAGATCTTCTCGCTTCAGAAGAATCTCAATTGAATAAAACCAGATCATTCAACCTGACTTCCGATGAGAAGGCTCTGTTGCGCGATGCCCGCAACAGTAATCTTAATATCTTCCTGGTGGAACAATCTCTGGATACATCAATCAGCAGGGAATCCTACAGGGATTTGCCACTGTTCAATAAAATCAATGAAATAGGGATGATTGCGGTAAAGACTCCTGAGTATATTAATTTGAAAGCAGCCACAAAGGATAGTAATGTCCCTTTAAAAGTTATTTTCATTACGGATCGGAAGCAGAAAGACATGAAAGATCCGCTTCTGAAGGCAGCCGTGCCTTTCGAGGATGATCTCTATCTGACTCAGCGGGATTATAAAATCCTTATAATAGAGGATAATCCAGTCGCCCGGTTGCTCCAGAAGTCTATTATGAGCGATTTCGGTGTCTGTGACACAGTCAATGACGGAGAGGCCGGGATTAATCTCTTCACATTGGCTCTTGAAGAAAATTCTCCTTATCATATTATTTTACTCGACCTTGTCATGCCCGGCATAGGCGGTTCTGAAGTTCTGAGCAGAATCCGGGAGATTGAAGAGGAACACAAGGTCCGTGGGCTCGACCGTTCCAAAGTCATTGTATCAACGACCACAACCGAAAGCTCGACCTTAATGGACTTGTTCCGTGCCGAAGCAGATGCATATATCTTCAAACCCATGACGAAGGAGAAAATTACCAGGGAAATGAGTAATCTTAAACTGATTTAA
- a CDS encoding response regulator yields the protein MKANADFPNINSKQPEGLNPMGQPYKVLIIDDSMFVQKQIGQILTSEGFEVVGTANDGLEGLEKYKSLHPEVDLVTMDITMPRLDGVSALTKIMEFDKDAKVIMISALGKEDLVKDALIKGAKNYIVKPLNRTKVLERIKAVLEK from the coding sequence TTGAAAGCTAATGCAGATTTTCCCAATATCAATTCCAAGCAACCGGAAGGTTTAAACCCTATGGGACAACCGTATAAGGTTCTGATTATTGATGATTCAATGTTTGTACAGAAACAGATCGGCCAGATTCTCACTTCCGAAGGTTTCGAAGTCGTGGGAACGGCCAATGACGGGCTTGAAGGGCTTGAGAAATACAAATCTTTGCATCCTGAAGTTGATCTGGTCACAATGGATATCACCATGCCCAGGCTTGACGGTGTTTCGGCACTCACCAAAATTATGGAATTCGATAAAGATGCCAAAGTCATTATGATAAGCGCTCTTGGTAAAGAAGACCTTGTGAAGGACGCACTGATTAAAGGCGCAAAGAACTACATCGTAAAACCTCTGAACAGAACAAAAGTTCTTGAGAGAATCAAAGCTGTTCTGGAAAAATAA
- a CDS encoding chemotaxis protein CheW yields the protein MESLHSGQYLTFTLGDDSFAIPIEHVLEVLEIEKITRVPRTADYLLGVINVRGSIRPIVDLRTKLNLPPMDRLEDEAYNIIILELFIDNETNVIGIVTDMVDQVVTLKEENIDPAPKIGTRLNRELISGIGKIRDLFLIILDTDYLFSENATNLKTMALPSPAK from the coding sequence ATGGAGTCTTTACATAGCGGACAATATCTGACATTCACTCTAGGTGACGATTCTTTCGCTATTCCTATCGAACATGTGCTGGAAGTTCTGGAAATTGAAAAAATTACAAGGGTTCCCAGGACCGCCGATTATCTACTCGGTGTTATCAATGTAAGGGGCAGTATCAGGCCGATTGTTGATCTTAGAACAAAATTGAATCTGCCTCCAATGGATAGATTGGAAGACGAAGCCTACAATATAATAATTCTCGAATTATTTATTGACAACGAAACCAATGTGATTGGCATAGTCACCGATATGGTGGACCAGGTCGTGACACTTAAAGAAGAGAATATCGACCCCGCTCCGAAAATCGGGACCCGCCTGAACAGGGAATTGATCAGCGGAATAGGTAAAATTCGCGATTTGTTCTTAATCATCCTCGATACAGATTATCTGTTTTCCGAAAACGCTACCAATTTAAAGACAATGGCTTTGCCATCGCCAGCAAAATAG